A single region of the Phycisphaerae bacterium RAS1 genome encodes:
- a CDS encoding Adenosine monophosphate-protein transferase SoFic has protein sequence MRWNWQRPSWPNFEWNEARLTKAEERFLLGGGQFLGTIKHLAAPDRDQIVVEAMSDEAVTTSEIEGELLNRDSVQSSIRRQLGLASDHRRVQPAEQGISEMMVDLFRHHAKPLTERTLLSWHKMIMNGRTDLEDIGRYRTHAEPMQVVSGPPHDPEIHFEAPPSARVPKEMQRFLAWFNDTGPNGSSPLPALTRAGIAHLYFESIHPFEDGNGRIGRGIAEKALAQGLGQASLTALAATMLAHRKAYYDALEAANKDNEITGWLAWFAGIGLEAQERTLAHVDFVLEKAKLLDRFRTVLNPRQLKVLLRVLREGPEGFKGGLSAGNYATVSKASPATATRDLADMVDRGALTRTGEKRHARYHLPFRLRTAARIRIDEHGDIIANPRDR, from the coding sequence ATGCGCTGGAACTGGCAGCGGCCGAGTTGGCCAAATTTCGAGTGGAACGAGGCGCGGCTGACGAAGGCTGAGGAGCGGTTCCTCCTGGGCGGCGGGCAGTTCCTTGGCACGATCAAGCACCTGGCGGCGCCGGACCGCGACCAGATCGTCGTGGAAGCGATGAGCGACGAGGCGGTCACCACCTCCGAGATTGAAGGCGAGCTTCTCAACCGCGACAGCGTCCAATCCTCGATTCGGCGGCAGTTGGGGCTTGCATCCGATCATCGTCGCGTTCAACCCGCGGAGCAGGGCATCAGCGAGATGATGGTGGACCTGTTCCGGCATCACGCGAAGCCGCTCACGGAGCGAACGCTGCTCTCATGGCACAAGATGATCATGAACGGGCGGACCGATCTTGAGGACATCGGGCGCTACCGGACGCACGCTGAGCCGATGCAGGTGGTATCCGGGCCCCCCCACGACCCCGAGATTCACTTCGAGGCGCCGCCGTCCGCACGGGTTCCGAAGGAAATGCAGCGGTTTCTGGCGTGGTTCAACGATACGGGTCCGAACGGTTCGAGCCCCCTGCCCGCGCTGACGCGCGCCGGAATCGCGCACCTCTATTTCGAGAGCATCCACCCGTTTGAGGACGGGAACGGGCGCATCGGCCGCGGCATCGCGGAAAAAGCACTGGCGCAGGGCCTGGGGCAGGCGTCGCTGACGGCGCTCGCCGCAACCATGCTGGCGCATCGGAAGGCGTATTACGACGCCTTGGAGGCGGCGAACAAAGATAACGAGATTACCGGTTGGCTGGCGTGGTTTGCCGGAATCGGCCTTGAGGCGCAGGAGCGAACCCTTGCCCACGTGGATTTCGTGTTGGAGAAAGCGAAGCTGCTTGATCGCTTCCGCACCGTGCTGAATCCCCGCCAGCTGAAGGTGCTGCTCCGCGTGCTGAGAGAGGGGCCGGAGGGTTTCAAGGGCGGACTCAGCGCCGGCAATTACGCGACGGTTTCCAAGGCGTCGCCCGCGACGGCCACGCGCGATCTGGCCGACATGGTGGACCGCGGGGCTCTCACCCGCACCGGCGAAAAGCGTCACGCGCGCTACCACCTTCCGTTTCGATTGCGGACGGCGGCACGGATCAGGATCGACGAGCACGGCGACATCATTGCGAATCCGCGTGACCGATGA